The Magnolia sinica isolate HGM2019 chromosome 3, MsV1, whole genome shotgun sequence genome includes the window tataatttttttttctgattttgtttgggattctcccATAGGCTATAAATATAAGTGTAAACGAGATTGAGAGGTATTCCAAGAGTTTCTAAATAGTTATAGGGTTTTAAAGGGATggaacaagggtgagattcgagattgtttgaATTCgataagtcttctctctttgtaatttcttctttcatagtgaatttctgtcactttgtgctatatatatatatatatattccaaaaaggttttccaagTTAAATCGTTTTGTTctcctttgtgtttgcttggtgttatCTGATtattatcctagattcatctctgtgtgattccgccgtTCTCCTAACACTTGATACCGATTCCAACATGCTTGACCTGATTCAAGTCCGGGTCTAGGTTGGACTAACCCAGACCTAGTCCGACCTGGTCATAGGTACCGAGACGGGTCAGGTATAGCAGGTATCCACGGGCTATAATCACATCTCAAAACCTAGGTGTACCTGTCGGAATTGTAGCCACTCCATCGGCTACATGACATCTCAAATCTAAAACATCAAATCTGAAGCTTTTTTTATACGTGCGAGTCAGATTTTGAATCGAGTCAAGTTATTACCAagttggatttcgagtcgagtcaagttattgacttgaactcgactcgatttgagtttggattgtaCGAATCTTACTCGGTTTGAATCGACTCACTCATTCTATTtaggtcgagtcgagtttgaacGAGCCGGATCCAAACTCAATCCACGTCCCATTACCTTTTGGCCCAATTTGACCTTTTAGTATTCATCGAGCCCAACCTTGACCTGACCGCACTAATTGATTTTTTATCAAGTTGGGCCCGGCCAGCTCTTACCCAACTCAGGTTTTAGAAAGAAACATGGAGGTAAAGCTACACCCTGCCCTGCCTAATTAGAATATATGCATGACGGTTAAGAAATTCAGGCCTCAAGGCAACCATAGTCCCAGCCTGATGACAGCCCAGAGTCTATTAATGTAGGTACGGCGTATCTggtcccatgtgatgtgtgtATTAGATTCACTCGTGTATTCTGCACGCTCCTTAGGTCGAATATAGAACACAAAAATAAGCCGATCTGCGATTTAGATTGGCTACTATCATAAAATAATGTCAGGTGGGggcaccgtgatgtttttcagaaatccacccGTCCGTCCTTTTTGAGAGCTTATTTCAGGGTAcacccaaaaaaatataaaatcctgatccaagactcaaatggcccacatgagagggaaaactggggaatgaaattcctaccattgaaaccatcctggcctctaccttgatgtttatatgccatctaaaccatttataagctaattcccactgggatgaattgaaaacaccaaaaacttagcctgatacaaaatttttgtggccatacaaatgtttcaatggtggtcgttcaatcccaactgtttccctcATGTGACCCACGTGAGTACTGGATCCGGTTCTTTTTTGgtcaaatgtcctaaaatgatatctcaaaacggatggacggtgtggatttgacacaaacatcacggtagcccccacctagcttcccatgccaaaggcttttgcaggaaatccgcgtcccatgaaTCGCATGCCTAGCATACGTTCCATTCTATCCACAGAGGGCAGTCCGCACTTCCCATGGTTGATATTCCTTAACTTAAAATCGAGTGGCCCAtttatcagtgggccacacattaacGAAATGGATAATCAGAAAAACAGGATCCACCGTTGATCCTGCATGTTTCCTCCAGATGAACATCCGGAGTCTGCAAACGTGCCAAGCCGCACACGTGCTGCATTTGTGCATGGAGCTTGAAGACGTGCGACTGGAACTAGCGTTCCTCTTGAAAACCAGTGTCACATCACAACCGAACTTCTGTTAAAAAAGGTGGGCCATGACAACTAGCCGACAATATCACTTACCCCAGTGGTTGGCTCAAGAGCCGTGTGGTTTTAAAAGGCTTTGCTCCatgctagtgggtcccacaaaattgGATGGTCTAGAATCGGTTggtatgtatgccacgtgtacagtggatgAGTTGTTATCGTGCTTGGCATACATGCATCGTAACCCAAATTTCCAATGGACCCAATGTTCATCGAGCATGATACGAAGATGAGACTGATCTGATAATCATAGACTTCAAACCGCTGATCGAAATGGACGGTTATAATGGTAATGATCAGCAACCCGTATTTAACAAGTGAATGGATGGTTACGATCGTCCAACTAGTGTGATTTTTTAGACAATGCACCATCAATTATGGtgaccacaatttggacggtctggatttgttttacatgcatgccacgtgtacgatgGGCACGATTCACCGTGTTTCTCACTTAGTTTGACCAATTTCAAAAACCTCGAGCTTCTGAAGCATCCCTTCGTATTTCTAGGTTTGCAAATCATTCTTATCTGGCctcaattgcaaaaaaaaaaaaatgggaaaatGATGTAGGGGGGTTGCGGACAATTTCATgactaagatggaccagagaaggcccgatcagaggtggAAGTGATTCGAactatcaaaaccttaaaacaagcatatctcgtaAATTGAAATAAGTTATTTGACTTaatgtatatgattttgggaaaggagaagctactttagcagcCAACCtagctatgctgggttgcccatgctgaatttgtgagatttcattaGATTGATAgtcgaaaattcattttattttcttttattactatttatagtaagttttaattcgatcgtAACTTTTGATTAATTGGGTTTTAGGAATCCTGATCAACATGAAAAGGGTTAATTTTAGTAGTCGTGACtaacatgaaaatgatttaaaaaattaggagaataacatggttaagccaaattggAAAATTACTATTTTTGGACAAAAACTAGGACATctagtatttatagtaagtcacgattttagagagtttgagtttgagtttgattctgaaacttattCTTAAGTTCGATATCAGtaaattattttcaaatttattagaatttatttcttttccCTCATGGATTTAAGAAATCTCTATGAGGTGTCCACATAAACTTAAGAAATCTATGAGGAGTCCACATAAACTCCGTACGTCCACCCCAGTGCCAGGAAGTTAACATGCATTCTCATAGATTTGTGATTTTCAGAGGTAAGCTTCAAGAAGCTTGCTATAAATTCTGTCATTCTGAACATCCTCTCAACAATGCCACGCAGCTGAGAAAGATCATGACTGTAATGAGAGATTTCTCATTTGTCTTCTTGAGGTAGAACAAGTGCAAGGAGTATTTTTTGCTCGACCTTAGTGGTGTGATCGTGAGAGATTTCCCAGTTCCCTTCTGCAGAAACCCCTTTAAAACCGCAACTTAGAACTTCCTCTAATAAATAACATGCTTGTTCAGTTTCATGGATCTGTAAAATTAATTTTGCCAATTTGTAGATTAAGCTTATTCTAAAAACATTATAGAGTTAATGACCTTgagaataaaaagaagaagaaagaaacagtagggagagaggagttttgatggacCGGAATCCTCTAAAAACCCTGTTTTCCAAGCCACATAACACCCAAGCTTGTGGGGTTACCATTTTGTCTACATAAAATTCAATCCGTCCGTCAGGTTCTATCCTTGATTTGAGGACCTGTGGCGAAAAATCAGTgagatccacaactcaagtgggccacaccacagggaacaatggggatgggatgccaaccctAGGTTTGTGGGAGGccatgatgaagtgaaaaaagaaaCGGCTTGATTTAAATATGAAGTGGGACACACTATGTGAACTTAGAGATTTAGGATCCTTTTTACATTGTCCTGTTTGTGTGGCCCGGCAGAGTATTTATGGGGCTGATCTTTTGTATGTTTGGTTTAAATGATGGTTGTCACTTAATTGACACAATTAGAGCTGTACAAGATTTAAACTTAGTCGGGTTTGGCACATCTCGGCTTGGCTTGGCCAatagctaaccccagcttgaactcaacttggtTCAATCCTCGATCTTGACTAGCCAACTCAATTTGGttcagtcagcaactcgggctagtTTGAGACTTTGAGTCCAGTTCGACCTGTGCAACATTTTTTTAGAGTGTATCTTCAATTTTCCACATAATGCAAAAAGAGTAACAACACTTtctaggtatttcatcaaacacttgcaagcaacattaaaatcaagatatGAACGCGGTCTTATAAtgtatagtttttatttttttatttttttaaagtaatttgtttcatatccactccttcctcgccaccagctgaTCCCGCAGAGAATGTACGCACCCGAAACAATACTTgtttagtcatttcatcaaacactagcGAGCAACATCAATAACAAAGTAACTAAGCCACCAAgctgattcgatccaagtcgatttGAGTTGATGTTCAATccaagtcaagccaagcttgggcaagctcgaactcggctcgaaatttttttggcccaaatccaaTTTCGAGTTGAGGCAAGTTGAGCATTtctgagctgagtcgagcgagttgaccAAGCTAAAtcaacttgtgtacagctctagacACAATGGTTCACTAAAATTACTTTCTACTGGTTCAAATTTCATCTTTATACATTAATGTGGAATTGCAGTTGTGCATGACTAGTTCGGGGATGGAATGACGAAAACAAAAACACTCTCTTGTAGTTGGTGATGGTATTGCCTTAAGCTCCAAGTTAGGTCATTGGTGGAAGTCTTGATCTATTCAGGTAGAGAGTACAAGTACAAAGGATCTGACAACCAATGACGACAAAACGTCAACTCTTAAGTAGGGAAGACAAACCACATGATGATTACAACAATTCTCAACTGAACCAGACCATCCAGCCAAGCCTCCCACTTACTCAGAAGAGTCAGGGAGACCAGCCGAGTCTCACACCTGCTAAGGGGAAGCAGCTTGAGAGAAGAAGTGGGTTGATCTAAGAAAAGCAAGTGGATCTAAAGATACACTATTTGATACTTTTCAAATTTCAACAGCGAGCTGCCATTCTTTTTATGgcattggattggatttttgcaGGGATGTAAATAGGGACTTGGATTTAGTACTGACCCTTTTGAGTATCGACATCGGTGATggaaaagttctgtgggcccaccatgatgtatgtgttttatccatgatgttcatccatttttctgtaTATTTTAGGGCATAGCCCAAAAACGAGGTAAATTGAAATCTtagatggatcacaccataagaaacagtggtgattgaacacccaccattaaaaactttctagggcctacttaaatgtttatctaccatccaacctgttgggatgaagggaaaacacagatgtatgcttgatccaaaacttttgtggcccccaaggaaTTTTTAATTgtggtgttcaatcatcactgtttcgtgtggtgtggtccacttgagatttggatctgcttcatttttgtaatCTTGGAATGCATAATGATTTGTAATTTGAGAATGTTAATATAATAAAGAATGTGGCTATGTACACCAACAACAAATAGAGAAATGCTCGAATTTTGAAATTCCGAAATCTGCTAATACTTAATTTTGTTGCAGTATATTGTTGTAAATATCAGTTTGTGAATGTATTTTTGTACAATAGTGGTATtgttagttattattattattatttttttaattcatggTTAACAAAAGATGAGGTGTTTGAGTAAATTGATGTAATGATTCACTTAATGCATAACTATTTTAAGTATTATCAAATGAGTCTTGTAAATTAAGCTTATAAGTCAGACAGATGCAACCATTATATATGCCAGCGCTTGAGTTTGGATttgtaatttttttctatttctttttcttgttaGTTGTTTTTGACCCCTTCTGCTGGTATAAGCCCTGATTTTTTGGAGGATTATGGTGGGGTTTACCTAATGATTGGTTAGATGGAGAACAAATAATTAGGTGGTTCCATGCTGCCGCACACAATCTTACccatgcatcacatgcatcacaggTTTTAAGGTTGTTCAAAGGGATGGTATGAAGGGCATAGGAGTTGTAGCCAGCCGTTTCCAGAGCTGACTCTAATTAATGAAGAGGTTGATCAGGGAAAAGGCGTATCTGGATGTCTCTGGTTGGATTCCATCCAATGGATGCGTACCTTGAGATTAATGGAGAGTTGATCCTGGATAGGTTATGCTATATAGCATGTTGGATAGTTAGGCAACAAAGAATGATTTGTGcattatgggcccaccttgcacgACCTAAGCAGGAAGCAATCTCTCTTCCTCAGACCAATCTTTCGACACTTGGGTATTATGAGGTGAATGTGGAATCAAATGCGAGGCTTGTATTTAGAAACCTTGGAATTTGAATTAAAAATATGAGGAAGGGTGTATCCAACCTTTAAAGAGTTTATTTGGTAGCTTATATTTGGAATATATTGGAATCCGAATCACAAATACATTGGAATCAAAGTGATTTGGAATCCGGCTATAATTGGAATATTCTGAAATCCAAATATTTTGCATGGCACCCTTAATTAGGAATACATTGGAAATTTGTATTATAGTTATAGGAACCTGAATTTGATTAAGTAAATAATCTTGAATACTTCAAAATGGTATAAATTGATTACATTTTAAATATTCGTCTTAACAAGTCCACTAAAATAGTAATTTTGTGActcggtgggccacaaaagtgggCCCATTAATTTTAAAGTAGAAgtaaaatattgtatatttaagaCCGTGAATGATATCCATTTCCTAGTTTATATACGGTCCAAACCCACAAACCAGGTTTGATCATCAGACAATCGAATTGGTGGAAATTTTACTGGAGGgttgaaaatggaaaatatcCATTGATCCTATTTCGGCACAATGTCCACGgatcaaaggtcaggattgtcCAACCAATCTCATTTTCATGCGTGCAGGCTGTCACATATGCATGCAAGCTGATATGAGCCTGAAAAAGTAATTTCAATACGCCCAGCCTGATATGCTCAACCCAGCTGGTTCAAAATCTGGGGTCAACCTTTGGCCTGGCCCGGAAAGGCCCATCAGGCTAATACGCTACTTGATCAAGTtagtggcccatcagatcaacagtcataaTCACTACGGCACCCATTGTTTCTAAGtcacagcccaaaaatcagattagCTGAACAATCCAAACCTGATTCATAGACATTTAATTGTTGAAATCTAGATTTCCCccaaggtttaaagtatcatcTCTTCCTAGTCCACATCAAAGCCATGCACCAGGTGGGCCAATCTGAGATtacctggcccaaaaatgagatgagtAAGCAATGGACAGTTCAACAGATTGCCAACACCATGCATTCAACACCCACATGCCGCCTTCTTTAAAAGTAGACCAGCCCCTTTTTTTTTCAGGGGGCCAAaatcatccagtgggccacacttgatgcaCTTCATAAGTATCTGATGGACATCCCAATTTGCCACGTGTAGCATACCAACACTCTCATGAATAGATTTCACcgaaattcatcatcatcatcatcttcttcttccaacAAATTGACTAATAAAAGCAAATTAATACAATCTTAACAATCCAACCAGATTGGCTCAATAGAGCAAAAGTCCACACTTAACCAGATTGGCCTGGAACCGCCATCTGATCGGTGGCACAATACAGAGAAAGTCGGCATTCAACCGGCAAATATTGCAACAGCAAGATGCTCAAGACTCGAGAGTTCTCTggtcactgctatttttggtccatggcccATCATCATAGAGGTCTGCCAGATCAACAGTCCCCATCACCATACTCGTTTGCCTCTTGCAAGGAAAGGAACTGCGTAACATGAGGGAACATACTGCACAATCTCATACAACAATCTTCAATAATAATCCTTCATCACATTCATAATCCAACAAGATAATTGCTAATTACAACTTGAAGAACATACTCCACAAATATTTctttctttcaatcatcatcactGTCCAAACCCAAATACGGAAAACCAACATAAGGGAGCTCTGGCACCTTGAATGGGTTGAGTGAGAGTGCTTCCATATGAGTTTGCTTCGAAGATGAAGAGGATTTCCCCGCATTGGTTTCATTTGACCTGCCCCGAAGGGCCCCGGTGATCAAATTTCCAACCGCTTTAAATGGGTTCTTAAATgtattcttcatcatcatcaaaattGAGACCTCAGACAATTGCCAAATAGCAGTGACCGTGATCAGGACTGAAAGCAGCCAATGTGTGATAGTGTTCTGCCTTCTAACAATTCTCAGCTCCCTCACAATATCTTCCATTCTCATTTCGACGCATTCAGGACCTCCATTCTCATCTTTCAGATCAGCTTCTAAGGCACCAGATGATGTCACTGCCTCTGTTTCAGTAGAAGGTTCGGGTTGATCAACCGCATCTTCCTTCAACGACTCCAACTGTCATTGAGAAGATTGATGTTAGAAGATTGAAGGTAGTCTGGGTGTATCtgaagatatataatttttgtacGGTAGAAACACGAGTGATCCGGCCAAAAAAATAATCAGGCAGGTCCACTCATCAGCTGGGCATTGATCTCTGTGGACCGTGGTGATTTTCCAAACTGTCCATTAATCTTGTAACACTAGCAGAGCACCTAATGAGTTCACTGGCCGgattttttgggccatgttatctatACAATGTCTCAGCTGAAACATGGCTAGGATGAACCACACACATACCAGGTTACCATGAATAATCATGTGCAGAGGTGCATGTTGGCTCACAATGGCAACTATAAAAAGATGTGGGCATAGCAAAATGTCTGCATAGATATATTTTAGTAATTTGGAAACTTACGTATGTACATACACAGACATAAgtattatatacatacataaatacacacatacatgcataatGCATTGAAAATGTAGGATCTGAAAGAATACCATTGGGTTGCTCTTCTCGTTGAAGCTCAAGAAGTACCATTTCATTCCATATTACAAAATGCCTCGAGGATAGGTGCCTTTGCACAGattttttaacttgaaaagtggGCAAAATGCTTCAAAGATACGCATTAAGGAGCGTCTGCTTACATTTTTAACTCGAAAATTTGGGCAAATTGCCTCAAAGATGGGCATTAGGGACACTTATTATTTGAAAAGTGGGCAAAATGACTCACAATGATAGCCATTTAGTCACTCTTATCTTAGTTTTGAACTTGGAAAGTGGGCAAAATACTAAGGATTGGTATTTTTGTGTCTTACCTAGATTTTTAACTCGAACAGTG containing:
- the LOC131239467 gene encoding uncharacterized protein LOC131239467, yielding MESKANVRREAKDNVELLHLAIQQLIEEKGEEGRENASASEEERRILLSRLLSQLESLKEDAVDQPEPSTETEAVTSSGALEADLKDENGGPECVEMRMEDIVRELRIVRRQNTITHWLLSVLITVTAIWQLSEVSILMMMKNTFKNPFKAVGNLITGALRGRSNETNAGKSSSSSKQTHMEALSLNPFKVPELPYVGFPYLGLDSDDD